One window of Quercus robur chromosome 5, dhQueRobu3.1, whole genome shotgun sequence genomic DNA carries:
- the LOC126728673 gene encoding protein FAR1-RELATED SEQUENCE 5-like: MPIISDEQICLEGDKENEDIYANIMQNSDCQEKISVWKMEFDSEEHAHQWYNEYAKEVGFSIRKQWKNEDRFSGVISSRRFVCYKEGYRKKDKRVVVKKPRKETRTGCLARLTISLQANGKYRVIDFESNHNHELVDKSCVHMLPSQRIITDVQAIEIELADNSGIPPKLAHELMSCQVGGRENLGFTKQDHKNYLRTKRKRDLQQGEVEGLLNYFLGQVSENPSFFFRVQLDVEDQITNIFWADAKMIFNYGIYGDVVFFDTTYRTNKECRPFGAFVGVNHHYQLVVFGASLLYDETSQSFEWLFHTFFECMSDKKPKTIFTDRDPAMAKAISLVMLETYHRLCLWHIYQNALKNLNHLFKSQKTFNADFRSCIYDGEYEEEFISAWENMLEKYDLQENEWLQDLFKVREKWAMVYGRNTFSAGKKSTQLSESFNSLLKDYLKSDLDIVQFFKHFQRVVDDVRYNEVCANYDMSQKIPTLKVNVPLLRHARDIYTGAVFTMFQDEFEKSLMVVVDTFHQSGPVSTYKVHNCEGSRQHTVTSSNGLITCSCKNFEFVGIMCSHILKVLDEMKIKLMIPEQFILKRWTKNARAGTVLDIHECEVQSDPKLEMRARYRNLCTTYVRLMGKAAESKEASDFLLSLASELDAKLEEYLKIESPCETLTPSSMSCEN, encoded by the coding sequence ATGCCTATAATTAGTGATGAACAAATATGCCTTGAAGGtgataaagaaaatgaagatatttATGCTAATATTATGCAGAATTCTGATTGTCAAGAGAAAATATCTGTTTGGAAAATGGAGTTTGACTCAGAAGAGCATGCTCACCAATGGTATAATGAATATGCTAAAGAAGTTGGATTTAGCATTCGAAAGCAATGGAAAAATGAGGATAGATTTAGTGGAGTAATATCAAGTAGAAGATTTGTCTGTTATAAGGAAGGCTACAGAAAAAAAGACAAGCGAGTGGTTGTGAAAAAGCCGCGAAAAGAAACTAGAACTGGTTGCTTAGCAAGACTAACCATTTCTCTTCAAGCTAATGGAAAATATCGGGTCATTGATTTTGAATCAAATCACAATCATGAGTTAGTGGATAAGTCATGTGTACACATGTTACCTTCTCAAAGAATTATTACTGATGTTCAAGCTATTGAAATTGAGTTGGCAGATAATTCAGGTATACCACCTAAATTGGCACATGAATTAATGAGTTGTCAAGTTGGAGGTAGAGAAAATCTTGGTTTTACTAAGCAAGATCATAAGAATTATTTGAGGACTAAGAGGAAAAGAGATTTGCAGCAAGGTGAAGTTGAGGGtcttttgaattattttcttgGTCAAGTATCAGAAAATCCATCATTCTTTTTTCGGGTTCAATTGGATGTTGAAGACCAAATCACTAACATATTCTGGGCTGATGCTAAAATGATTTTCAACTATGGTATATATGGTGATGTGGTATTCTTTGACACAACTTACAGGACCAATAAAGAGTGTCGACCTTTTGGAGCATTTGTTGGAGTAAATCATCATTATCAACTAGTCGTATTTGGGGCCTCTTTGTTATATGATGAAACTAGTCAGTCatttgaatggctatttcataCATTTTTTGAGTGTATGTCTGATAAAAAGCCAAAGACAATATTTACTGACCGAGATCCTGCAATGGCAAAGGCAATATCTTTAGTGATGCTAGAGACTTATCATAGATTGTGCTTATGGCATATTTATCAAAATGCTCTTAAAAATCTTAATCATCTATTTAAGAGCCAAAAAACCTTCAATGCTGATTTTAGAAGTTGCATATATGATGGTGAGTATGAAGAGGAGTTCATTAGTGCTTGGGAGAATATGTTGGAAAAATATGATCTTCAAGAAAATGAATGGTTGCAAGATCTATTTAAAGTGCGAGAAAAGTGGGCTATGGTGTATGGGAGAAATACCTTTTCTGCGGGTAAGAAAAGTACACAGCTTAGTGAGAGTTTCAACTCTCTTTTAAAAGATTATTTGAAGTCTGATTTGGACATAGTACAATTTTTCAAACATTTTCAAAGGGTTGTTGATGATGTCCGTTATAATGAAGTTTGTGCAAACTATGACATGAGCCAAAAAATTCCCACTTTGAAGGTTAATGTTCCTTTGTTGAGACATGCCAGAGATATCTACACAGGAGCTGTTTTTACTATGTTCCAAGATGAGTTCGAAAAGTCATTGATGGTGGTTGTTGACACTTTTCATCAAAGTGGACCAGTTTCTACATATAAAGTTCATAATTGTGAAGGTTCTAGGCAACATACAGTTACATCTTCAAATGGTTTGATTACATGTAGttgtaaaaattttgagtttgttGGAATTATGTGTAGCCATATTTTGAAAGTACTCGATGAGATGAAGATTAAGTTGATGATCCCTGAACAATTCATATTGAAGAGATGGACCAAGAATGCAAGGGCTGGAACTGTCTTGGATATTCATGAGTGTGAGGTACAAAGTGACCCTAAGCTAGAAATGCGAGCTCGTTATAGAAATTTATGCACCACTTATGTTAGATTGATGGGTAAAGCTGCTGAATCTAAAGAGGCATCTGATTTCCTTCTAAGTCTTGCAAGTGAGTTAGATGCAAAACTAGAAGAATATTTAAAGATTGAATCCCCGTGTGAGACCCTTACGCCTTCCTCAATGTCTTGTGAAAATTAG
- the LOC126728674 gene encoding formin-like protein 14 — MSCHACSSLKSRSEKSHVSNSIAVSRSSSSYPDLRQQDSTWERDADDHPFRFFDDFEINKFHYNYNHNPVGPRSFRQEQEEEDVEVKEIPVDTFEIRSSPAPPKSPAPPPPPPPPPPQPKRTYETVGRKEKEAKQNDTQFKEVKEEEKNIRRTPPPAPPPPPSLAGVRSEEQRYVKSGRKKSNVKKEIKMVLASIYKQRKRNKKKRKDPYDESLPSEADRAYSTRPLPSPPPPPPPPPPSVFHSFFKKGLIKSKKVHSVSVSAPPPPPPPPPPSTSTSSRKKTWVPPKLHRRSSSATIGKPPYLQL; from the coding sequence AGAAGCAGTAGCTCGTACCCAGATCTGAGGCAGCAAGACTCAACATGGGAAAGGGACGCCGATGATCACCCGTTTCGGTTCTTTGATGACTTTGAAATCAACAAGTTTCACTATAACTATAACCATAACCCAGTTGGACCGAGAAGCTTTagacaagaacaagaagaagaggaCGTTGAAGTTAAGGAAATCCCAGTTGATACCTTTGAAATTCGTTCTTCTCCGGCACCACCAAAGTCACCGGCGCCACcgccacctccaccacctcctcctcctcaacCAAAACGTACTTACGAAACGGTGGGTCGTAAAGAGAAAGAAGCCAAACAAAACGACACCCAGTTCAAAGAAgtgaaagaggaagagaaaaacataCGTCGGACTCCACCACCAGCGCCTCCACCGCCGCCATCTCTGGCGGGAGTTCGTTCGGAGGAGCAGAGGTACGTGAAGAGTGGGCGTAAAAAGAGCAATGtgaagaaggaaataaaaatggTTTTGGCTTCAATATACAAGCAACGGAAGaggaataagaagaaaagaaaggatccCTACGATGAGTCGCTTCCGTCTGAAGCTGACCGAGCTTATTCTACAAGGCCACTACCatcgccgccgccgccaccaccTCCTCCACCACCCTCTGTTTTTCACAGTTTTTTTAAGAAAGGGTTAATCAAAAGCAAGAAAGTTCACTCAGTCTCAGTCTCTGCGCCACCACCTCCTCCTCCGCCGCCACCCCCATCAACTTCAACCTCATCGAGAAAGAAAACCTGGGTTCCACCCAAACTTCACCGGCGGTCAAGCTCGGCCACGATCGGCAAGCCACCATATCTTCAATTGTGA